The Halobacterium sp. CBA1132 genome has a segment encoding these proteins:
- a CDS encoding transglutaminase domain-containing protein, with product MSDAPGPDARRALLAVVFAVGLVTAATAAPALAGQAPLGGLDSPPAPGDVPSLLRQIPGVDALLGEVSSQQGEFGFGSSAFGALTPGRSTSVGGPMSPGQRANATETHFLAEADESRYWRTEAYTTYTGSGWERQHVNRVQPPLPASELQTEWNEITLRRPATSVPTPWRPVNLTCGDGDCISTVSLTPTSGISAEPAFTEGQTYRVQSVEPLAAPSVLDNVRVAGSVVDAEYTTVETTDRVRERTSNVVGDADNRYDAAKRIERYLESNKTYSLTDVPEPGDHITDQFLFEQDAGYCEYFATAMTTMLRSQDVPARYVVGYAGGEYVGDGRYLVRGADAHAWVEVYFEDIGWVRFDPTPGDARESARDALHEDERDFAVSLNRTAVPGERVTASVTTAGLPARNVALVVNGERVGQTDQNGTVAFTVPYAEQLRVEVSTTVNLTTTSALAGVGEDRAYSVSSPAVAQQDDGNDSAQTFDVDSDVRFDFDGDVEPGAERTLTVTVGGRPFPDATVSVGGVEQGRTDDDGRIAVRIPEDASGVLDVTASRDDLTDTTTYPVDDLAIAVSPSLLAPLPGTAATARVTSGTEPVGGAAVTVAGERVGTTDADGSVSFEIPLARAPAVAAAASGKTTTTYIGWVLPSAVAALLAAVGALAGVVMGAKRRGVTPSAVAHALTALARGAVSSAVSALVGLAGRLDDLAAELRAAAADGWRGVLAWLASLPGRIRFPDVRGWLAGAAAAAGRASGSDADAGGERSVDANADAADGRLQAVWRRFVGVVGVERWETKTPGEVAREAVARGFPKRPVEALTAAFRDAAYGGRSESSRVDRAQEALDSVRDDREEGEQ from the coding sequence ATGAGTGACGCCCCCGGTCCCGACGCACGGCGCGCCCTCCTCGCAGTCGTCTTCGCCGTCGGCCTCGTCACCGCCGCAACGGCCGCGCCCGCGCTCGCCGGGCAGGCCCCGCTCGGCGGCCTCGACTCGCCGCCCGCGCCCGGCGACGTGCCGAGCCTCCTGCGGCAGATTCCCGGCGTCGACGCGCTCCTCGGCGAAGTGAGCAGCCAGCAGGGCGAGTTCGGGTTCGGTTCGTCCGCGTTCGGCGCGCTGACGCCCGGGCGGTCGACGAGCGTCGGCGGGCCGATGTCGCCCGGGCAGCGCGCGAACGCGACGGAGACGCACTTCCTCGCGGAGGCCGACGAGTCGCGGTACTGGCGGACGGAAGCGTACACGACCTACACCGGGTCGGGCTGGGAGCGCCAGCACGTCAATCGCGTGCAGCCACCGCTGCCCGCGTCGGAGCTCCAGACCGAGTGGAACGAGATTACGCTCCGTCGGCCCGCGACCTCGGTGCCGACGCCGTGGCGCCCGGTCAACCTCACGTGCGGGGACGGCGACTGTATATCGACGGTGTCGCTGACGCCGACCAGCGGCATCAGCGCGGAGCCAGCGTTCACGGAGGGGCAGACGTACCGCGTGCAGAGCGTCGAACCGCTGGCCGCGCCGAGCGTCCTCGACAACGTCCGCGTCGCGGGCAGCGTCGTCGACGCCGAGTACACGACTGTCGAGACGACCGACCGCGTCCGCGAGCGCACCAGCAACGTGGTCGGTGACGCCGACAACCGCTACGACGCCGCGAAGCGCATCGAGCGCTATCTGGAATCGAACAAGACGTACTCGCTGACCGACGTGCCCGAACCCGGCGACCACATCACCGACCAGTTCCTCTTCGAGCAGGACGCGGGCTACTGCGAGTACTTCGCCACCGCGATGACGACGATGCTTCGCTCGCAGGACGTGCCGGCGCGCTACGTCGTCGGCTACGCGGGCGGCGAGTACGTCGGCGACGGCCGGTACCTCGTCCGCGGCGCGGACGCCCACGCGTGGGTGGAAGTGTACTTCGAGGACATCGGCTGGGTGCGCTTCGACCCGACGCCCGGCGACGCCCGCGAGAGCGCCCGCGACGCGCTCCACGAGGACGAACGCGACTTCGCGGTCTCCCTGAACCGGACCGCAGTGCCTGGCGAACGCGTCACCGCGAGCGTGACGACTGCAGGCCTGCCCGCTCGTAACGTCGCGCTCGTCGTGAACGGCGAGCGCGTTGGGCAGACGGACCAGAACGGTACGGTGGCGTTCACCGTCCCGTACGCCGAACAGTTGCGCGTCGAGGTGTCGACGACGGTCAACCTCACCACCACGAGCGCGCTCGCGGGTGTTGGCGAGGACCGCGCGTACAGCGTCTCGTCGCCCGCGGTCGCCCAGCAGGACGACGGCAACGACTCCGCGCAGACGTTCGACGTGGACAGCGACGTCCGCTTCGACTTCGACGGCGACGTCGAACCCGGCGCCGAGCGCACGCTCACGGTCACTGTCGGCGGCCGGCCGTTCCCCGACGCGACGGTCAGCGTCGGCGGCGTCGAACAGGGCCGCACGGACGACGACGGCCGAATCGCGGTCCGGATACCCGAGGACGCCAGCGGCGTGCTCGACGTCACGGCGTCCCGAGACGACCTCACCGACACGACCACGTACCCCGTCGACGACCTCGCTATCGCGGTGTCTCCGTCACTTCTCGCGCCGCTGCCCGGCACGGCAGCCACGGCGCGCGTCACGTCGGGGACCGAACCCGTGGGCGGTGCGGCCGTCACGGTCGCGGGCGAGCGCGTCGGTACGACCGACGCGGACGGCTCCGTCTCCTTCGAGATACCGCTGGCCCGCGCGCCGGCGGTCGCAGCGGCGGCCAGCGGGAAGACCACGACGACGTACATCGGGTGGGTGTTGCCGTCCGCCGTGGCCGCGCTGCTCGCGGCGGTCGGCGCGCTCGCTGGCGTCGTGATGGGAGCCAAGCGACGGGGCGTCACTCCGTCCGCAGTCGCGCACGCGCTCACCGCCCTCGCCCGCGGCGCAGTATCGTCGGCAGTCAGCGCGCTCGTCGGGCTCGCGGGCAGGCTCGACGACCTCGCGGCGGAACTCCGAGCGGCCGCGGCGGACGGCTGGCGGGGCGTACTCGCGTGGCTCGCGTCCCTCCCCGGCCGCATCCGCTTCCCTGACGTTCGCGGCTGGCTCGCCGGCGCCGCGGCAGCAGCCGGCAGAGCGAGCGGGAGTGACGCGGACGCGGGCGGCGAACGGAGCGTCGACGCGAACGCGGACGCGGCTGACGGACGCTTGCAAGCGGTGTGGCGGCGGTTCGTCGGCGTCGTGGGCGTCGAGCGCTGGGAGACGAAGACGCCCGGAGAAGTCGCGCGAGAGGCCGTCGCGCGCGGGTTCCCGAAGCGGCCCGTGGAGGCGCTCACGGCCGCGTTCCGTGACGCGGCGTACGGCGGCCGCTCGGAGTCGTCGCGCGTCGACCGCGCGCAGGAGGCGCTGGACTCGGTTCGCGACGACCGCGAGGAGGGCGAACAGTGA
- a CDS encoding DUF58 domain-containing protein, translated as MSQSRFTGGLLAALVLAGAGVASGRSALFVAAVIPLVFVLYGALSVPRGGDAVQVTRELSAESPLPGDRVAVGLTVENAGDSALADVRVADGVPEDLRVVDGSPDAALALPAGGSATVEYTVVADRGQFPFGDPTVSVRGASATDAHTVDVDATGASELNCRVTVADVPLRRQTTAHAGTLPTDSGGPGIEFHSTREYQRGDPASRINWRRYAKTGELSTVNYRERRAAAVVLAVDARDASDATARSGTPSGASLSAYAAARAVEPLETAGHRVGLAVFGIDDPVTGGADPAWVSPGTGDAHHARIATVLDAAVDARASDSASPNQAENESGERAAATDGGSRLGAGDDARVGRFAERVPPGTQVVVCSPALDEFPVALTRRLAADGHHVTAVSPDVTTTDTPGRTLAAADRALSLSAIRATGARVVDWSPDEPLASAVARATATIREGKR; from the coding sequence GTGAGTCAGTCCCGGTTCACGGGCGGCCTGCTGGCGGCGCTCGTGCTCGCCGGCGCGGGCGTCGCCAGCGGCCGGTCGGCGCTGTTCGTCGCCGCCGTGATTCCGCTCGTGTTCGTCCTCTACGGCGCACTCTCGGTCCCGCGCGGCGGCGACGCGGTGCAGGTGACCCGCGAGCTTTCGGCGGAGTCGCCGCTGCCCGGCGACCGCGTGGCCGTCGGACTCACCGTCGAGAACGCCGGCGACAGCGCACTCGCGGACGTCCGCGTCGCCGACGGCGTGCCCGAGGACCTCCGCGTCGTGGACGGCTCGCCGGACGCCGCACTCGCGCTCCCAGCAGGAGGTTCGGCGACCGTCGAGTACACCGTCGTCGCGGACCGCGGGCAGTTCCCGTTCGGCGACCCGACCGTCAGCGTCCGCGGCGCGAGCGCGACGGACGCGCACACGGTCGACGTCGACGCGACTGGCGCGAGCGAACTGAACTGCCGCGTGACCGTCGCTGACGTGCCGTTGCGACGGCAGACGACCGCGCACGCCGGCACGCTCCCGACCGACTCCGGGGGGCCGGGAATCGAGTTCCACTCCACGCGAGAGTACCAGCGCGGCGACCCGGCGAGCCGCATCAACTGGCGGCGGTACGCCAAGACGGGCGAACTCTCCACGGTGAACTACCGGGAGCGGCGCGCGGCCGCGGTCGTACTCGCCGTCGACGCCCGCGACGCCAGCGACGCGACCGCTCGGTCCGGCACGCCGTCGGGAGCGTCGCTGTCCGCGTACGCCGCAGCGCGTGCGGTCGAGCCGCTGGAGACTGCCGGGCACCGGGTCGGCCTCGCGGTGTTCGGCATCGACGACCCGGTTACCGGCGGCGCCGACCCCGCGTGGGTGTCGCCGGGCACGGGCGACGCGCACCACGCACGCATCGCGACCGTGCTCGACGCCGCCGTCGACGCCCGTGCGAGTGACTCTGCATCACCGAATCAAGCCGAGAACGAGTCCGGTGAGCGAGCGGCCGCGACCGACGGCGGGAGTCGGCTGGGCGCCGGCGACGACGCGCGCGTCGGGCGGTTCGCCGAGCGCGTGCCGCCGGGCACGCAGGTCGTCGTCTGCTCGCCCGCACTCGACGAGTTCCCCGTGGCGCTGACGCGCCGACTTGCGGCCGACGGCCACCACGTCACCGCGGTCAGCCCGGACGTCACCACAACGGACACACCGGGTCGCACGCTCGCTGCGGCCGACCGCGCGCTCTCGCTCTCGGCGATTCGGGCGACGGGTGCGCGCGTCGTCGACTGGTCGCCCGACGAACCGCTCGCCAGCGCTGTCGCGCGGGCGACTGCCACGATTCGGGAGGGAAAGCGATGA
- a CDS encoding glutathione S-transferase N-terminal domain-containing protein, producing MRTLYVQPLCPYCRKVERALDDLGLDYETKRVSFFGFRRDEVREVSGQSQVPVLVDPEHGVEGMNESGDIVDYLYETYGE from the coding sequence ATGCGGACGCTCTACGTGCAGCCGTTGTGCCCGTACTGCCGGAAGGTCGAGCGCGCGCTCGACGACCTCGGCCTCGACTACGAGACCAAGCGCGTCTCCTTCTTCGGGTTCCGCCGGGACGAAGTTCGAGAAGTCAGCGGGCAGTCGCAGGTGCCCGTGCTCGTCGACCCCGAGCACGGCGTCGAGGGGATGAACGAGAGCGGCGATATCGTCGACTATCTCTACGAGACGTACGGCGAGTAG
- a CDS encoding MoxR family ATPase has translation MDADTAARTCTDVIDAVSEAVVTDRAFLETVLSGALARGHVLLEDVPGTGKTLTARSLATALGLEFTRVQFTPDLLPSDITGSHVYDARTESFEFNPGPVFANVVLADEINRAPPKTQAALLEAMEEGQVSVDGETHQLPEPFFVIATQNPVEQEGTFRLPEAQRDRFAVKAGIGYPDRAGERELIDRRADRQTTTPEVSQVVPDDALADLQRVPESVAVSDGVRDYVVDIGRATREDDRVEVGVSPRGTQRLFEVARARAVVQGRDYVTPDDVKQAGEPVLVHRLVLTGQATVEDVDAADVVRDVLDSVEVPAVS, from the coding sequence ATGGACGCCGACACCGCCGCCCGGACGTGCACCGACGTGATAGACGCGGTCAGCGAGGCGGTCGTCACCGACCGCGCGTTCCTCGAAACCGTCCTCTCCGGTGCGCTCGCTCGCGGTCACGTCCTCCTCGAAGACGTGCCGGGCACCGGGAAGACGCTGACTGCGCGCAGTCTCGCGACCGCGCTCGGCTTGGAGTTCACGCGCGTGCAGTTCACGCCCGACCTCCTCCCGTCGGACATCACCGGCTCGCACGTCTACGACGCTCGCACGGAGTCGTTCGAATTCAACCCCGGTCCCGTGTTCGCGAACGTCGTGCTCGCGGACGAAATCAACCGCGCGCCGCCGAAGACCCAAGCCGCGCTCCTCGAAGCGATGGAAGAGGGACAGGTGAGCGTGGACGGCGAGACTCACCAGCTCCCGGAGCCGTTCTTCGTCATCGCGACCCAGAACCCCGTCGAGCAGGAGGGAACGTTCCGCCTCCCCGAGGCTCAGCGCGACCGTTTCGCCGTGAAAGCGGGCATCGGCTACCCCGACCGCGCGGGCGAACGCGAACTCATCGACCGCCGTGCCGACCGACAGACCACCACGCCCGAGGTGTCACAAGTCGTCCCCGACGACGCGCTCGCGGACCTCCAGCGCGTTCCCGAATCGGTCGCGGTCAGCGACGGCGTCCGCGACTACGTCGTCGACATCGGGCGCGCGACCCGCGAGGACGACCGCGTCGAGGTCGGCGTCAGCCCACGGGGCACTCAGCGACTCTTCGAGGTGGCTCGCGCCCGCGCCGTCGTGCAGGGCCGCGACTACGTCACCCCCGACGACGTCAAGCAGGCGGGCGAACCCGTCCTCGTCCACCGACTCGTGCTCACCGGACAGGCCACCGTCGAGGACGTCGACGCCGCCGACGTGGTTCGTGACGTCCTCGACAGCGTCGAAGTCCCCGCTGTCTCGTGA
- a CDS encoding sulfatase, producing MGPDTDLSNVVLVTVDSLRADAIGAHDEQRHTPVMDRLAQRGTVFERAFANGNWTPFSFPSMLSSRPVFSDSDEVGVSESPTLASALSEAGVATGGFNAANGFLTSHWGYDEGFDEFEPFVASVGSSIYSRYLATHPTVEAWLQLATSPVRRAGSWLRGDSDDRPFLDTSRMFDVEHAATEFVEDADEPFFLWVHYMDAHTPYVPAPRYIREVSSNVLGTHRMLLAHTRTGLGWEVGDRTLADLRTLYQAAVRQVDASIGRLLDALDAEGVADETAVMLAGDHGEEFQEHGHLAHYPKLYDELIRVPFVVDVPGAESRRVEQQVALDSIPPTITDLLGVDADADWQGDSLASTVLDGEEPDDEPVVSVTVRGDSVTAQPIPRSLDDGDLLVSVRDKDWTYIENVDTEETELYHRPSDPDQQEDRSVDPTPEAEAVVERFALLADEHAATIRNRSGTTETEVDGDLGARLEALGYK from the coding sequence ATGGGACCTGACACAGACCTCTCGAACGTCGTACTCGTCACGGTGGACTCGCTCCGAGCGGACGCAATCGGAGCGCACGACGAACAGCGACACACGCCGGTGATGGACCGCCTCGCGCAGCGAGGGACCGTCTTCGAGCGGGCGTTCGCGAACGGCAACTGGACGCCGTTCTCGTTCCCGTCGATGCTGTCCTCCCGGCCAGTGTTCTCCGACTCCGACGAGGTCGGTGTCAGCGAGTCGCCGACGCTCGCCTCGGCGCTCTCGGAAGCGGGCGTCGCCACCGGCGGATTCAACGCCGCGAACGGCTTTCTGACCTCCCACTGGGGCTACGACGAGGGCTTCGACGAGTTCGAGCCGTTCGTCGCCAGCGTCGGCTCCAGCATCTACAGCCGCTATTTGGCCACCCATCCGACCGTGGAGGCGTGGCTGCAGTTGGCGACGTCGCCGGTGCGCCGCGCGGGGTCGTGGCTGCGTGGCGACAGCGACGACCGGCCGTTCCTCGACACGTCCCGGATGTTCGACGTCGAGCACGCAGCCACCGAGTTCGTCGAGGACGCCGACGAGCCGTTCTTCCTGTGGGTTCACTACATGGACGCGCACACGCCGTACGTGCCCGCGCCGCGGTACATCCGGGAGGTGTCCTCGAACGTGCTCGGCACGCACCGAATGCTGCTCGCGCACACCCGCACGGGCCTCGGGTGGGAGGTCGGCGACCGCACGCTCGCGGACCTCCGCACGCTGTATCAGGCCGCCGTCCGGCAGGTCGACGCCAGCATCGGCCGACTCCTCGACGCGCTCGACGCGGAGGGCGTGGCGGACGAGACGGCGGTGATGCTGGCGGGCGACCACGGCGAGGAGTTCCAAGAGCACGGCCACCTCGCGCACTACCCGAAACTGTACGACGAACTGATTCGCGTGCCGTTCGTCGTGGACGTGCCCGGCGCCGAATCTCGACGAGTCGAACAGCAGGTCGCACTCGACTCGATTCCGCCGACAATCACGGATCTGCTGGGCGTCGACGCCGACGCCGACTGGCAGGGCGACTCGCTGGCGTCTACGGTTCTGGACGGCGAGGAACCCGACGACGAGCCGGTCGTGTCCGTGACGGTGCGCGGGGACTCCGTGACCGCCCAGCCGATTCCGCGGTCGCTGGACGACGGCGACCTGCTCGTGAGCGTCCGCGACAAGGACTGGACGTACATCGAGAACGTCGACACCGAGGAGACCGAACTCTACCACCGCCCCTCGGACCCCGACCAGCAGGAGGACCGCTCGGTCGACCCGACGCCGGAAGCCGAAGCCGTCGTCGAGCGGTTCGCGTTGCTCGCCGACGAGCACGCCGCGACCATCCGGAACCGCAGCGGGACGACCGAAACCGAGGTGGACGGCGACCTCGGCGCGCGACTGGAAGCACTCGGCTACAAGTAG
- a CDS encoding GtrA family protein, whose translation MVRRYLRGLYEGPFAVQLRRFVAVGAFTAGVQMVLLWLFVDIGRLNYLVGAIIAIEITIVLSYILNNAWTFRKYRNTGTVDYLVGLLKTNVIRGSAIPIQVGVLFALVEWRALPYLLANAFAILVSGLYRYVLDAKWTWG comes from the coding sequence ATGGTGCGGCGCTACCTCCGCGGCCTCTACGAAGGGCCGTTCGCGGTGCAGTTACGGCGGTTCGTCGCCGTCGGCGCGTTCACCGCGGGCGTCCAGATGGTGTTGCTGTGGCTGTTCGTCGACATCGGGCGCCTCAACTACCTCGTTGGCGCGATCATTGCCATCGAAATCACCATCGTCCTCTCGTATATCCTCAACAACGCGTGGACGTTCCGCAAGTACCGCAACACCGGCACCGTCGACTACCTCGTCGGCCTGCTGAAGACGAACGTGATACGGGGGTCGGCGATTCCGATACAGGTGGGCGTGCTGTTCGCGCTCGTGGAGTGGCGCGCGCTCCCGTACCTGCTCGCGAACGCGTTCGCCATCCTCGTCAGCGGCCTCTACCGCTACGTCCTCGACGCGAAGTGGACGTGGGGGTAG
- a CDS encoding GNAT family N-acetyltransferase, with protein sequence MPVVVADTDARYEDALSVRYAVFVDEQGVPEDLEVDDHEDDARHFVAYDDGEPVGAARLREYEAGVGKVERVAVLEARRGEGWGAALMDELEHAARERYDELYLHAQLPAAGFYDERGYVRDGEEFEEAGIPHVAMRKRLS encoded by the coding sequence ATGCCGGTCGTGGTAGCCGACACCGACGCCCGCTACGAGGATGCGCTCAGCGTCAGGTACGCCGTGTTCGTCGACGAACAGGGCGTCCCCGAGGACCTCGAAGTAGACGACCACGAGGACGACGCGCGCCACTTCGTCGCGTACGACGACGGCGAGCCAGTGGGCGCTGCGCGCCTCCGCGAGTACGAGGCCGGCGTCGGGAAAGTCGAGCGCGTCGCGGTCCTCGAAGCCCGGCGCGGCGAGGGCTGGGGCGCGGCGCTGATGGACGAACTGGAGCACGCGGCCCGCGAGCGCTACGACGAGCTCTACTTGCACGCCCAACTGCCCGCTGCCGGGTTCTACGACGAGCGCGGCTACGTCCGCGACGGCGAGGAGTTCGAGGAGGCGGGCATCCCGCACGTGGCGATGCGGAAGCGGCTCTCGTAG
- a CDS encoding TrmB family transcriptional regulator, with amino-acid sequence MNDEDAVGALKRLGLSTYEARVFVALQKLGAGTASEVADIAEVPRSQVYGAAEDLEGRGLVDVEQSNPTRYRAVGVEEARERLYRQLRSESDAAFDYLDSVREEYGATEESESIWTVRGQSNVVSRTAQLIESAEERVVYGTDDTAHTEPAVRDALAGAVDAGVDVTVVSEAEAVLSVARDLGARGVSVAQQPTPDMGAERVVMVDDSAVLVSVASDDGTETAFWSRDTGFAAMLSSLLGEFVADVAGEQ; translated from the coding sequence ATGAACGACGAGGACGCAGTCGGAGCGCTCAAGCGCCTCGGCCTGTCGACGTACGAAGCTCGGGTGTTCGTCGCGCTCCAGAAGCTCGGCGCGGGCACCGCAAGCGAGGTCGCGGACATCGCCGAGGTGCCGCGCTCGCAGGTGTACGGCGCAGCCGAGGACCTCGAAGGCCGCGGGCTCGTCGACGTCGAGCAGTCGAACCCGACGCGGTACCGGGCTGTCGGCGTCGAGGAGGCCCGCGAGCGCCTCTACCGCCAGCTCCGCTCGGAGAGCGACGCCGCCTTCGACTACCTCGATTCGGTCCGCGAGGAGTACGGCGCCACCGAGGAGAGCGAGTCCATCTGGACGGTCCGCGGGCAGTCCAACGTCGTCTCGCGGACCGCCCAACTGATCGAGTCCGCCGAGGAGCGCGTCGTCTACGGTACCGACGACACCGCCCACACGGAGCCGGCTGTCCGTGACGCGCTCGCGGGCGCCGTCGACGCCGGCGTCGACGTGACTGTCGTCAGCGAGGCCGAGGCGGTGCTCTCGGTCGCCCGCGACCTCGGCGCGCGCGGCGTCTCCGTGGCGCAGCAGCCGACGCCGGACATGGGCGCCGAGCGCGTCGTGATGGTCGACGACAGCGCGGTGCTGGTGAGCGTCGCCAGCGACGACGGCACCGAGACCGCGTTCTGGAGCCGCGACACCGGCTTCGCCGCGATGCTGTCGTCGCTGCTCGGCGAGTTCGTCGCGGATGTCGCCGGCGAGCAGTAG